A single genomic interval of Hydractinia symbiolongicarpus strain clone_291-10 chromosome 8, HSymV2.1, whole genome shotgun sequence harbors:
- the LOC130655668 gene encoding guanine nucleotide-binding protein subunit beta-like protein yields the protein MEQMTLSGTLTGHNGWVTQIATTPQDPNQILSASRDKTLILWELTQDGDNNSGVPKRSLTGHNHFVSDVVMSSDGQFALSGSWDKTLRLWDLNAGVTTRQFVGHTKDVLSVAFSADNRQIVSGSRDNTIKLWNTLGQCKYTIHDECHTEWVSNVRFSPNTQNPIIVSCGWDKMVKVWNLTNCKLKTNHYGHTGYLNTVTVSPDGSLCASGGKDGKAMLWDLNEGKHLYTLDGGNIINSLCFSPNRYWLCAATGPSIKIWDLESKSVVDELKPGVINTGAKEKSADCISLAWSADGQILFAGYTDNLIRIWKVSRVA from the exons ATGGAGCAAATGACATTAAGCGGAACCCTAACAGGTCACAATGGCTGGGTAACTCAAATCGCTACAACTCCCCAAGATCCAAACCAAATTCTTTCTGCGTCAAGAG ACAAGACCCTTATTTTGTGGGAATTGACTCAAGATGGAGATAACAACTCTGGTGTTCCAAAGCGTTCTTTAACTGGACACAACCACTTTGTCTCAGATGTTGTCATGTCATCTGATGGACAATTTGCTTTGTCTGGTTCATGGGACAAGACACTGCGTCTTTGGGATTTAAATGC AGGAGTTACCACTCGGCAATTCGTTGGTCACACCAAAGATGTCTTGAGTGTTGCTTTTTCTGCTGACAACCGACAAATTGTTTCTGGATCTCGTGATAACACCATTAAACTGTGGAATACACTAGGACAGTGCAAGTACACCATTCATGATGAATGCCACACTGAGTGGGTTTCAAATGTGCGGTTTTCACCAAACACTCAAAACCCAATAATAGTTTCATGTGGTTGGGATAAAATGGTCAAG GTCTGGAATTTAACCAACTGTAAACTAAAGACCAATCACTATGGACACACTGGATATCTTAACACAGTGACAGTATCTCCTGATGGTTCGCTCTGTGCATCTGGTGGCAAAGATGGAAAAGCTATGTTGTGGGACTTGAACGAAGGAAAACATCTTTACACATTGGATGGTGGAAATATCATTAACTCGTTGTGCTTTAGCCCCAACCGATACTGGTTGTGTGCTGCTACTGGACCAAGTATCAAAATCtgg gattTGGAATCAAAATCTGTTGTTGATGAGTTGAAACCAGGAGTGATCAATACAGGTGCTAAAGAAAAATCGGCCGATTGTATCTCCCTGGCCTGGTCTGCTGATGGTCAAATATTGTTTGCAGGGTATACTGATAACCTTATTCGCATATGGAAGGTTTCAAGAGTTGCATAA
- the LOC130655664 gene encoding vacuolar fusion protein MON1 homolog A-like — protein sequence MATLNEPVISEEKVEDILEGTEPGARNLDESLFAAESFEDLSHEVEAAKLDGQTSSRTLSISSAGRRTKSDELEDAGSEEDSLPTDAQKVDDENAEEEAIDEARLKRAESIIAPERQASIEDMNDPEWKSHKKHVFILSEAGKPIYTRYGNEENLVTMMGLMQAIVSFIQDNKDNIRSITAGNHKFVFLIRGPIILVAVCSSTDSQAQLVLQLTYVYHQVLSVLTFTQLTKIFEQRRNYDLRKLLAGTEKFIDNLLNLMSYDPSFLLQAVRCLPLPNAIRDAIGQAFQSAKSQELVFAILVVKNQLVTMVRPKKFSLHPSDLHLIFNLVSASTAFHTAESWTPICLPRFDNSGYLYAHVSYLDDNCPACLLLLSTDRNAFFTLSECKAKILEKMERHKCLEHLTRAAEKGDYRIEEVGISELWHFIYKSRSTAQFTSPKISHPYITPEEQERLYGLYLHLHHRIHSSSRPLKILCYSTKREMILGWVTSGFELYASFSPLTSKAAAINAVNRLLRWIKKEEDVLFIINSYTF from the exons ATGGCAACATTAAATGAACCTGTGATAAGtgaagaaaaagttgaagataTTTTAGAAGGAACAGAACCTGGAGCAAG GAATTTAGACGAATCTTTGTTTGCAGCAGAATCTTTCGAAGATTTAAGCCATGAAGTTGAAGCTGCAAAGTTAGATGGACAGACATCTAGTCGAACATTGTCTATAAGTTCAGCAG GGAGGAGAACGAAAAGTGATGAACTTGAGGATGCAGGCTCTGAAGAGGATTCATTGCCCACTGATGCGCAAAAAGTTGATGATGAAAATGCTGAGGAGGAAGCCATAGATG AGGCAAGATTAAAACGAGCCGAATCAATAATTGCACCAGAAAGACAAGCTTCAATAGAAG ATATGAATGATCCAGAGTGGAAAAGTCATAAAAAGCATGTGTTCATTTTAAGTGAAGCTGGTAAACCTATCTACACTAG ATATGGAAATGAAGAAAATTTGGTGACCATGATGGGATTAATGCAAGCTATTGTCTCCTTCATACAGGATAACAAAGACAATATAAG AAGCATCACCGCTGGAAACCACAAGTTTGTATTTCTGATAAGAGGACCGATCATCTTGGTTGCAGTTTGTTCCTCCACTGATTCACAAGCACAG CTTGTTCTTCAACTGACGTACGTCTATCATCAAGTGTTAAGCGTGTTAACATTCACTCAGTTGACGAAAATTTTTGAACAGAGAAGAAATTACGATCTAAGAAAGCTTTTAGCCG GTACAGAAAAATTTATCGATAATTTACTCAATTTGATGAGTTATGATCCAAGTTTTTTACTTCAAGCA GTTAGATGTCTACCATTACCAAACGCTATTCGTGATGCTATTGGTCAGGCATTTCAAAGTGCAAAATCGCAA GAACTAGTGTTTGCTATTTTGGTAGTAAAAAACCAGCTAGTAACAATGGTGCGACCAAAAAAGTTCAGTCTGCACCCATCGG ATTTACACCTTATATTTAACCTTGTCAGTGCGTCTACAGCTTTTCATACAGCAGAGTCTTGGACACCGATATGTTTACCTCGTTTTGATAACAGCGGTTATTTGTACGCACACGTGTCTTACCTAGACGACAACTGTCCTGCTTGTCTTCTCCTTCTTTCTACAGATAGAAATGCGTTCTTTACGTTATCCGAATGCAAAGCGAAAATATTGGAA AAGATGGAGAGGCATAAATGTTTAGAGCATTTAACAAGAGCTGCGGAGAAGGGAGATTACAGAATAG AGGAAGTTGGAATTTCCGAGTTGTGGCATTTTATATACAAATCTCGAAGTACGGCACAATTTACATCACCGAAAATTTCTCATCCATATATTACACCTGAAGAACAGGAAAG ATTATATGGTCTTTATCTTCACTTGCATCACCGAATACACTCCAGTTCCAGACCACTTAAAATTCTATGCTACTCAACGAAACGAGAAATGATATTGGGTTGGGTGACGTCAGGTTTCGAGTTATACGCATCTTTCAGTCCTCTCACAAGCAAAGCCGCGGCTATAAATGCAGTGAATCGATTACTTAGGTGGATAAAG aaagaaGAAGATGTGTTGTTCATCATCAATTCATATACGTTCTAA